The following coding sequences are from one Salvia hispanica cultivar TCC Black 2014 chromosome 3, UniMelb_Shisp_WGS_1.0, whole genome shotgun sequence window:
- the LOC125214838 gene encoding protein SPA1-RELATED 4-like isoform X1 → MFVFVSWNSCKYTDSERWLVMEGSSESGWERSDSSRGLNSSFFIRNSRILRPGAVRFSGDNSSHDSVRKGMPWTHVNSHRALLVGAEAGGLVARPAECNDVSLRKWLDNPDRTVDAFECLHIFSQIVDAVNLAHSQGIVVHNVRPSCFIMSAYNRVLFIESASSSDSGSDSPEYGSNSQRAELKGSPSVVPPVSQHSRSQSGVQDANLSRNPASQINSASSCLQSSSGQAVHAQEGAANERTTGYKKQSFPMKQIMILESNWYTTPEEVSGDPNSCASDIYQLGVLLFELFCTFNSLEEKISTMASLRHRVLPPQLLLKWPKEASFCLWLLHPVPSSRPKMSELLQSEFLNEPRKEIEKREAAIDLREMIEEQELLLEFLLILQQMKQEAADNLNETMSLISSDIDEVTKLQTSLRMKGDPSIELGKSSGPGPNLMNSADDDDSGSSGSRKRIRQGLDTTAPDDLEEHAYINQKSEIRGSFLSKSSRLMKNFRKLESAYFLTRRRSVKTACRSLARPSQVSSDGRGGSNIATERSSISNPSSRDRSIEQKPNGWVNTFLEGLCKYLSFSKLKVKADLKQGDLLNSSNLVCSLSFDRDGEFFASAGVNKKIKVFEYNSILNEDRDIHYPVVEMVSRSKLSSICWNSYIKGQIASSNFEGVVQVWDVTRTQTFMEMREHERRVWSVDFSVADPTMLASGSDDGSVKLWNINQGVSVDTIKTKANVCCVQFPTDSGRTLAFGSADHKIYYYDLRSSKMPLCTLVGHKKTVSYVKFIDSTTLVSASTDNTLKLWDLSTCTSKVLDCPMQSFTGHLNVKNFVGLSVSDGYIATGSETNEVFVYHKALPMPALSFKFNSTDPLSGDEVDDTAQFISSVCWRGQSSTLVAANSMGNIKLLEMA, encoded by the exons atgtttgtgtttgtATCCTGGAATTCATGTAAGTATACTGATAGTGAGAGGTGGTTAGTTATGGAGGGCTCATCCGAGTCTGGTTGGGAGAGGTCTGATAGCTCTAGGGGTTTGAATTCTTCATTCTTTATCAGAAATTCTAGGATTTTGAGGCCAGGTGCTGTCAGATTTTCAGGAGATAATAGTAGCCATGATTCTGTCAGGAAAGGGATGCCTTGGACTCATGTCAATAGCCATAGGGCTCTCCTTGTCGGGGCTGAGGCAGGTGGGCTGGTTGCCCGCCCTGCGGAATGCAACGATGTTAGTTTGAGGAAGTGGTTGGATAACCCGGATAGGACTGTGGATGCCTTTGAGTGCTTGCATATTTTCTCTCAGATTGTAGATGCAGTGAACTTGGCTCATTCACAAGGGATTGTAGTTCACAATGTTAGGCCTTCCTGTTTCATTATGTCCGCGTACAACCGAGTGTTGTTCATTGAGTCTGCCTCTTCCTCGGATTCCGGCTCGGATTCCCCCGAGTATGGATCAAACAGCCAAAGGGCTGAACTCAAGGGTTCACCTTCGGTTGTGCCTCCTGTGTCGCAGCACTCTAGGAGTCAGTCGGGCGTGCAGGATGCTAATCTTTCTAGGAACCCGGCCTCACAGATTAACTCTGCAAGCAGCTGTTTGCAGTCGAGTTCAGGCCAAGCTGTGCATGCTCAGGAAGGTGCTGCCAATGAGCGAACAACGGGGTACAAGAAGCAGTCGTTTCCCATGAAGCAAATAATGATCTTGGAGTCCAATTGGTACACCACTCCAGAAGAGGTTTCTGGTGATCCGAATTCGTGCGCTTCAGATATTTATCAGCTTGGTGTCTTATTATTTGAG ttgttttgcacttttaaTTCCCTGGAAGAGAAAATCTCAACTATGGCAAGCCTGAGACACCGTGTCCTCCCTCCACAGCTTCTTCTTAAGTGGCCTAAAGAAGCTTCGTTTTGCTTATGGCTGCTGCACCCAGTGCCAAGTAGCCGGCCCAAAATGAG CGAACTATTGCAAAGTGAGTTCTTGAACGAACCTAgaaaagagatagaaaaacGTGAAGCAGCCATAGACCTTCGAGAAATGATAGAGGAGCAGGAGCTATTGCTGGAATTTCTCTTGATACTGCAACAGATGAAGCAAGAAGCAGCTGATAACTTGAATGAAACTATGTCACTTATATCCTCTGACATAGATGAAGTCACGAAACTGCAGACCTCTCTCAGGATGAAAGGAGATCCAAGCATAGAGTTGGGTAAGAGTTCAGGGCCAGGTCCCAATTTAATGAACAGCGCAGATGATGATGATTCTGGTAGCTCAGGGTCAAGAAAGAGAATCAGACAGGGCCTTGATACGACTGCCCCAGATGACTTAGAAGAGCATGCATATATAAATCAGAAATCCGAGATTCGAGGAAGCTTTCTGTCCAAAAGTTCTCGGCTGATGAAGAATTTCCGTAAATTGGAATCAGCTTATTTTCTAACAAGACGCAGATCTGTAAAAACAGCGTGTAGGTCGTTGGCAAGACCATCTCAAGTCAGTAGTGATGGCAGAGGAGGGTCTAATATAGCAACCGAAAGAAGTTCCATTAGTAACCCATCGTCAAGAGATCGGAGCATTGAGCAAAAGCCAAATGGATGGGTTAATACATTCCTAGAAGGATTGTGTAAATATCTTTCCTTTAGCAAGCTAAAAGTTAAGGCAGATTTAAAGCAAGGAGATCTCTTAAATTCATCAAATCTTGTATGCTCCCTTAGTTTTGACCGTGATGGGGAGTTTTTCGCGAGTGCTGGTgtaaataagaaaatcaaagttTTTGAGTACAATTCAATCTTGAACGAAGATCGTGATATTCATTATCCAGTTGTTGAAATGGTTAGTAGATCGAAGCTTAGCAGCATATGTTGGAATAGCTACATTAAAGGCCAGATTGCTTCGAGTAACTTTGAAGGTGTGGTGCAG GTATGGGATGTCACAAGGACTCAGACTTTCATGGAAATGAGAGAACACGAGCGACGTGTTTGGTCTGTTGATTTCTCAGTGGCAGATCCGACAATGCTGGCCAGTGGCAGCGATGATGGTTCAGTTAAGCTCTGGAATATCAATCAG GGAGTAAGTGTCGATACCATTAAGACAAAGGCCAATGTCTGCTGTGTTCAATTCCCCACAGATTCCGGTCGTACTCTTGCATTTGGCTCAGCAGATCATAAGATATACTATTATGATCTTCGGTCCTCAAAAATGCCATTATGTACTCTCGTTGGGCACAAAAAGACAGTGAGTTATGTGAAGTTCATCGATTCAACAACTCTTGTCTCAGCCTCTACGGATAACACACTAAAGCTCTGGGATCTGTCGACGTGTACTTCAAAAGTTCTTGATTGTCCCATGCAGTCATTCACAGGCCACCTGAATGTAAAG AATTTTGTTGGCTTGTCTGTATCGGATGGTTATATTGCCACCGGCTCAGAAACAAAtgag GTTTTTGTCTACCACAAGGCCCTCCCGATGCCTGCACTGTCGTTCAAATTCAACAGCACAGATCCACTGTCCGGTGATGAAGTGGATGACACTGCCCAGTTCATCTCATCTGTGTGTTGGCGTGGCCAGTCCTCCACCTTAGTAGCTGCAAACTCCATGGGAAATATTAAGCTATTGGAGATGGCTTGA
- the LOC125214838 gene encoding protein SPA1-RELATED 4-like isoform X2 gives MPWTHVNSHRALLVGAEAGGLVARPAECNDVSLRKWLDNPDRTVDAFECLHIFSQIVDAVNLAHSQGIVVHNVRPSCFIMSAYNRVLFIESASSSDSGSDSPEYGSNSQRAELKGSPSVVPPVSQHSRSQSGVQDANLSRNPASQINSASSCLQSSSGQAVHAQEGAANERTTGYKKQSFPMKQIMILESNWYTTPEEVSGDPNSCASDIYQLGVLLFELFCTFNSLEEKISTMASLRHRVLPPQLLLKWPKEASFCLWLLHPVPSSRPKMSELLQSEFLNEPRKEIEKREAAIDLREMIEEQELLLEFLLILQQMKQEAADNLNETMSLISSDIDEVTKLQTSLRMKGDPSIELGKSSGPGPNLMNSADDDDSGSSGSRKRIRQGLDTTAPDDLEEHAYINQKSEIRGSFLSKSSRLMKNFRKLESAYFLTRRRSVKTACRSLARPSQVSSDGRGGSNIATERSSISNPSSRDRSIEQKPNGWVNTFLEGLCKYLSFSKLKVKADLKQGDLLNSSNLVCSLSFDRDGEFFASAGVNKKIKVFEYNSILNEDRDIHYPVVEMVSRSKLSSICWNSYIKGQIASSNFEGVVQVWDVTRTQTFMEMREHERRVWSVDFSVADPTMLASGSDDGSVKLWNINQGVSVDTIKTKANVCCVQFPTDSGRTLAFGSADHKIYYYDLRSSKMPLCTLVGHKKTVSYVKFIDSTTLVSASTDNTLKLWDLSTCTSKVLDCPMQSFTGHLNVKNFVGLSVSDGYIATGSETNEVFVYHKALPMPALSFKFNSTDPLSGDEVDDTAQFISSVCWRGQSSTLVAANSMGNIKLLEMA, from the exons ATGCCTTGGACTCATGTCAATAGCCATAGGGCTCTCCTTGTCGGGGCTGAGGCAGGTGGGCTGGTTGCCCGCCCTGCGGAATGCAACGATGTTAGTTTGAGGAAGTGGTTGGATAACCCGGATAGGACTGTGGATGCCTTTGAGTGCTTGCATATTTTCTCTCAGATTGTAGATGCAGTGAACTTGGCTCATTCACAAGGGATTGTAGTTCACAATGTTAGGCCTTCCTGTTTCATTATGTCCGCGTACAACCGAGTGTTGTTCATTGAGTCTGCCTCTTCCTCGGATTCCGGCTCGGATTCCCCCGAGTATGGATCAAACAGCCAAAGGGCTGAACTCAAGGGTTCACCTTCGGTTGTGCCTCCTGTGTCGCAGCACTCTAGGAGTCAGTCGGGCGTGCAGGATGCTAATCTTTCTAGGAACCCGGCCTCACAGATTAACTCTGCAAGCAGCTGTTTGCAGTCGAGTTCAGGCCAAGCTGTGCATGCTCAGGAAGGTGCTGCCAATGAGCGAACAACGGGGTACAAGAAGCAGTCGTTTCCCATGAAGCAAATAATGATCTTGGAGTCCAATTGGTACACCACTCCAGAAGAGGTTTCTGGTGATCCGAATTCGTGCGCTTCAGATATTTATCAGCTTGGTGTCTTATTATTTGAG ttgttttgcacttttaaTTCCCTGGAAGAGAAAATCTCAACTATGGCAAGCCTGAGACACCGTGTCCTCCCTCCACAGCTTCTTCTTAAGTGGCCTAAAGAAGCTTCGTTTTGCTTATGGCTGCTGCACCCAGTGCCAAGTAGCCGGCCCAAAATGAG CGAACTATTGCAAAGTGAGTTCTTGAACGAACCTAgaaaagagatagaaaaacGTGAAGCAGCCATAGACCTTCGAGAAATGATAGAGGAGCAGGAGCTATTGCTGGAATTTCTCTTGATACTGCAACAGATGAAGCAAGAAGCAGCTGATAACTTGAATGAAACTATGTCACTTATATCCTCTGACATAGATGAAGTCACGAAACTGCAGACCTCTCTCAGGATGAAAGGAGATCCAAGCATAGAGTTGGGTAAGAGTTCAGGGCCAGGTCCCAATTTAATGAACAGCGCAGATGATGATGATTCTGGTAGCTCAGGGTCAAGAAAGAGAATCAGACAGGGCCTTGATACGACTGCCCCAGATGACTTAGAAGAGCATGCATATATAAATCAGAAATCCGAGATTCGAGGAAGCTTTCTGTCCAAAAGTTCTCGGCTGATGAAGAATTTCCGTAAATTGGAATCAGCTTATTTTCTAACAAGACGCAGATCTGTAAAAACAGCGTGTAGGTCGTTGGCAAGACCATCTCAAGTCAGTAGTGATGGCAGAGGAGGGTCTAATATAGCAACCGAAAGAAGTTCCATTAGTAACCCATCGTCAAGAGATCGGAGCATTGAGCAAAAGCCAAATGGATGGGTTAATACATTCCTAGAAGGATTGTGTAAATATCTTTCCTTTAGCAAGCTAAAAGTTAAGGCAGATTTAAAGCAAGGAGATCTCTTAAATTCATCAAATCTTGTATGCTCCCTTAGTTTTGACCGTGATGGGGAGTTTTTCGCGAGTGCTGGTgtaaataagaaaatcaaagttTTTGAGTACAATTCAATCTTGAACGAAGATCGTGATATTCATTATCCAGTTGTTGAAATGGTTAGTAGATCGAAGCTTAGCAGCATATGTTGGAATAGCTACATTAAAGGCCAGATTGCTTCGAGTAACTTTGAAGGTGTGGTGCAG GTATGGGATGTCACAAGGACTCAGACTTTCATGGAAATGAGAGAACACGAGCGACGTGTTTGGTCTGTTGATTTCTCAGTGGCAGATCCGACAATGCTGGCCAGTGGCAGCGATGATGGTTCAGTTAAGCTCTGGAATATCAATCAG GGAGTAAGTGTCGATACCATTAAGACAAAGGCCAATGTCTGCTGTGTTCAATTCCCCACAGATTCCGGTCGTACTCTTGCATTTGGCTCAGCAGATCATAAGATATACTATTATGATCTTCGGTCCTCAAAAATGCCATTATGTACTCTCGTTGGGCACAAAAAGACAGTGAGTTATGTGAAGTTCATCGATTCAACAACTCTTGTCTCAGCCTCTACGGATAACACACTAAAGCTCTGGGATCTGTCGACGTGTACTTCAAAAGTTCTTGATTGTCCCATGCAGTCATTCACAGGCCACCTGAATGTAAAG AATTTTGTTGGCTTGTCTGTATCGGATGGTTATATTGCCACCGGCTCAGAAACAAAtgag GTTTTTGTCTACCACAAGGCCCTCCCGATGCCTGCACTGTCGTTCAAATTCAACAGCACAGATCCACTGTCCGGTGATGAAGTGGATGACACTGCCCAGTTCATCTCATCTGTGTGTTGGCGTGGCCAGTCCTCCACCTTAGTAGCTGCAAACTCCATGGGAAATATTAAGCTATTGGAGATGGCTTGA
- the LOC125214838 gene encoding protein SPA1-RELATED 4-like isoform X3, translating into MFVFVSWNSCKYTDSERWLVMEGSSESGWERSDSSRGLNSSFFIRNSRILRPGAVRFSGDNSSHDSVRKGMPWTHVNSHRALLVGAEAGGLVARPAECNDVSLRKWLDNPDRTVDAFECLHIFSQIVDAVNLAHSQGIVVHNVRPSCFIMSAYNRVLFIESASSSDSGSDSPEYGSNSQRAELKGSPSVVPPVSQHSRSQSGVQDANLSRNPASQINSASSCLQSSSGQAVHAQEGAANERTTGYKKQSFPMKQIMILESNWYTTPEEVSGDPNSCASDIYQLGVLLFELFCTFNSLEEKISTMASLRHRVLPPQLLLKWPKEASFCLWLLHPVPSSRPKMSELLQSEFLNEPRKEIEKREAAIDLREMIEEQELLLEFLLILQQMKQEAADNLNETMSLISSDIDEVTKLQTSLRMKGDPSIELGKSSGPGPNLMNSADDDDSGSSGSRKRIRQGLDTTAPDDLEEHAYINQKSEIRGSFLSKSSRLMKNFRKLESAYFLTRRRSVKTACRSLARPSQVSSDGRGGSNIATERSSISNPSSRDRSIEQKPNGWVNTFLEGLCKYLSFSKLKVKADLKQGDLLNSSNLVCSLSFDRDGEFFASAGVNKKIKVFEYNSILNEDRDIHYPVVEMVSRSKLSSICWNSYIKGQIASSNFEGVVQVWDVTRTQTFMEMREHERRVWSVDFSVADPTMLASGSDDGSVKLWNINQAILLLHLVDVSFETKRSKCRYH; encoded by the exons atgtttgtgtttgtATCCTGGAATTCATGTAAGTATACTGATAGTGAGAGGTGGTTAGTTATGGAGGGCTCATCCGAGTCTGGTTGGGAGAGGTCTGATAGCTCTAGGGGTTTGAATTCTTCATTCTTTATCAGAAATTCTAGGATTTTGAGGCCAGGTGCTGTCAGATTTTCAGGAGATAATAGTAGCCATGATTCTGTCAGGAAAGGGATGCCTTGGACTCATGTCAATAGCCATAGGGCTCTCCTTGTCGGGGCTGAGGCAGGTGGGCTGGTTGCCCGCCCTGCGGAATGCAACGATGTTAGTTTGAGGAAGTGGTTGGATAACCCGGATAGGACTGTGGATGCCTTTGAGTGCTTGCATATTTTCTCTCAGATTGTAGATGCAGTGAACTTGGCTCATTCACAAGGGATTGTAGTTCACAATGTTAGGCCTTCCTGTTTCATTATGTCCGCGTACAACCGAGTGTTGTTCATTGAGTCTGCCTCTTCCTCGGATTCCGGCTCGGATTCCCCCGAGTATGGATCAAACAGCCAAAGGGCTGAACTCAAGGGTTCACCTTCGGTTGTGCCTCCTGTGTCGCAGCACTCTAGGAGTCAGTCGGGCGTGCAGGATGCTAATCTTTCTAGGAACCCGGCCTCACAGATTAACTCTGCAAGCAGCTGTTTGCAGTCGAGTTCAGGCCAAGCTGTGCATGCTCAGGAAGGTGCTGCCAATGAGCGAACAACGGGGTACAAGAAGCAGTCGTTTCCCATGAAGCAAATAATGATCTTGGAGTCCAATTGGTACACCACTCCAGAAGAGGTTTCTGGTGATCCGAATTCGTGCGCTTCAGATATTTATCAGCTTGGTGTCTTATTATTTGAG ttgttttgcacttttaaTTCCCTGGAAGAGAAAATCTCAACTATGGCAAGCCTGAGACACCGTGTCCTCCCTCCACAGCTTCTTCTTAAGTGGCCTAAAGAAGCTTCGTTTTGCTTATGGCTGCTGCACCCAGTGCCAAGTAGCCGGCCCAAAATGAG CGAACTATTGCAAAGTGAGTTCTTGAACGAACCTAgaaaagagatagaaaaacGTGAAGCAGCCATAGACCTTCGAGAAATGATAGAGGAGCAGGAGCTATTGCTGGAATTTCTCTTGATACTGCAACAGATGAAGCAAGAAGCAGCTGATAACTTGAATGAAACTATGTCACTTATATCCTCTGACATAGATGAAGTCACGAAACTGCAGACCTCTCTCAGGATGAAAGGAGATCCAAGCATAGAGTTGGGTAAGAGTTCAGGGCCAGGTCCCAATTTAATGAACAGCGCAGATGATGATGATTCTGGTAGCTCAGGGTCAAGAAAGAGAATCAGACAGGGCCTTGATACGACTGCCCCAGATGACTTAGAAGAGCATGCATATATAAATCAGAAATCCGAGATTCGAGGAAGCTTTCTGTCCAAAAGTTCTCGGCTGATGAAGAATTTCCGTAAATTGGAATCAGCTTATTTTCTAACAAGACGCAGATCTGTAAAAACAGCGTGTAGGTCGTTGGCAAGACCATCTCAAGTCAGTAGTGATGGCAGAGGAGGGTCTAATATAGCAACCGAAAGAAGTTCCATTAGTAACCCATCGTCAAGAGATCGGAGCATTGAGCAAAAGCCAAATGGATGGGTTAATACATTCCTAGAAGGATTGTGTAAATATCTTTCCTTTAGCAAGCTAAAAGTTAAGGCAGATTTAAAGCAAGGAGATCTCTTAAATTCATCAAATCTTGTATGCTCCCTTAGTTTTGACCGTGATGGGGAGTTTTTCGCGAGTGCTGGTgtaaataagaaaatcaaagttTTTGAGTACAATTCAATCTTGAACGAAGATCGTGATATTCATTATCCAGTTGTTGAAATGGTTAGTAGATCGAAGCTTAGCAGCATATGTTGGAATAGCTACATTAAAGGCCAGATTGCTTCGAGTAACTTTGAAGGTGTGGTGCAG GTATGGGATGTCACAAGGACTCAGACTTTCATGGAAATGAGAGAACACGAGCGACGTGTTTGGTCTGTTGATTTCTCAGTGGCAGATCCGACAATGCTGGCCAGTGGCAGCGATGATGGTTCAGTTAAGCTCTGGAATATCAATCAGGCAATTCTACTTTTGCACTTGGTGGATGTCAGCTTTGAAACTAAAC GGAGTAAGTGTCGATACCATTAA
- the LOC125216075 gene encoding beta-glucuronosyltransferase GlcAT14A-like isoform X1, with protein sequence MGYLSVEKKWVFPLVISSLVCVFLLATSFNMGLVSSLHTINSIFSIFPSRLTSNGSSFVESKINQAPPLVPPPLPKFAYLISGSKGDVDKLWRTLHALYHPWNYYIVHLDLESPLDERWELTSRVVNHTLFTKVGNVIVNNRSNMVTYRGPTMVSNTLHACAILLNRFKDWDWFINLSASDYPLVTQDDLLDTFADLKRDLNFVEHTSDLGWKAAQRAMPLIIDPGLYQTTKSDVFAVGPKRNLPTAFKLFTGSAWMILSRTFVEYCIWGWDNLPRTLLMYYSNFVSSPEGYFQTVICNAPQFVPTVVNHDMHYISWDNPPQQHPHTLSVNDTADMIASDAPFARKFRTDDPVLDQIDLNLLRRKKGGFTPGGWCAGKPRCSRVGNRSKLRPSPGAQRLQRLIGNIVFSENFTKAQCF encoded by the exons CTCCTTTAATATGGGCCTTGTGTCCTCATTGCACACAATCAATTCTATTTTCTCAATATTCCCTTCTCGTCTCACATCCAATGGCTCTAGCTTTGTTGagtcaaaaataaatcaagctCCTCCACTTgttcctcctcctcttccaaAATTTGCTTATTTGATTTCTGGATCAAAAGGTGATGTGGACAAACTTTGGAGGACTCTTCATGCTTTGTATCACCCAtggaattattatattgttcATCTAGATCTCGAGTCACCCTTAGATGAGAGATGGGAACTAACATCTCGGGTGGTGAACCACACACTTTTTACGAAGGTTGGGAATGTTATTGTAAATAACAGATCAAATATGGTCACTTATAGGGGTCCCACAATGGTTTCCAATACCCTTCACGCATGTGCCATTCTTCTAAACAGATTTAAAGATTGGGATTGGTTTATAAATCTCAGTGCTTCAGATTATCCTTTGGTGACTCAGGATG ATCTCCTCGATACATTTGCTGATTTGAAAAGAGATCTCAATTTTGTAGAACACACTAGCGACTTAGGCTGGAAAGC TGCTCAGAGGGCAATGCCACTGATTATTGATCCTGGACTTTATCAGACAACCAAATCTGACGTATTCGCTGTTGGACCCAAAAGAAATTTACCAACAGCATTCAAATTGTTCACTG GCTCAGCTTGGATGATCTTATCACGTACATTTGTCGAGTACTGCATATGGGGCTGGGATAATCTCCCAAGAACCCTGCTGATGTATTACTCAAACTTTGTTTCCTCCCCAGAAGGTTATTTCCAAACCGTCATCTGCAATGCTCCGCAGTTTGTGCCGACTGTTGTCAACCACGACATGCACTATATATCGTGGGATAACCCCCCACAACAGCATCCTCACACACTCTCCGTCAATGACACAGCAGACATGATTGCTAGCGATGCTCCATTTGCACGTAAATTCAGAACGGATGATCCAGTTTTGGACCAGATTGACCTTAATTTACTCAGGAGGAAAAAGGGGGGCTTTACGCCTGGTGGCTGGTGTGCAGGAAAACCTCGCTGCTCGAGGGTGGGAAACCGGAGCAAGCTTAGGCCGAGTCCTGGTGCTCAAAGGCTGCAACGCCTCATAGGTAATATAGTATTTTCAGAAAATTTTACTAAAGCTCAATGTTTCTAG
- the LOC125216075 gene encoding beta-glucuronosyltransferase GlcAT14B-like isoform X2, whose product MGYLSVEKKWVFPLVISSLVCVFLLATSFNMGLVSSLHTINSIFSIFPSRLTSNGSSFVESKINQAPPLVPPPLPKFAYLISGSKGDVDKLWRTLHALYHPWNYYIVHLDLESPLDERWELTSRVVNHTLFTKVGNVIVNNRSNMVTYRGPTMVSNTLHACAILLNRFKDWDWFINLSASDYPLVTQDDLLDTFADLKRDLNFVEHTSDLGWKAAQRAMPLIIDPGLYQTTKSDVFAVGPKRNLPTAFKLFTEGYFQTVICNAPQFVPTVVNHDMHYISWDNPPQQHPHTLSVNDTADMIASDAPFARKFRTDDPVLDQIDLNLLRRKKGGFTPGGWCAGKPRCSRVGNRSKLRPSPGAQRLQRLIGNIVFSENFTKAQCF is encoded by the exons CTCCTTTAATATGGGCCTTGTGTCCTCATTGCACACAATCAATTCTATTTTCTCAATATTCCCTTCTCGTCTCACATCCAATGGCTCTAGCTTTGTTGagtcaaaaataaatcaagctCCTCCACTTgttcctcctcctcttccaaAATTTGCTTATTTGATTTCTGGATCAAAAGGTGATGTGGACAAACTTTGGAGGACTCTTCATGCTTTGTATCACCCAtggaattattatattgttcATCTAGATCTCGAGTCACCCTTAGATGAGAGATGGGAACTAACATCTCGGGTGGTGAACCACACACTTTTTACGAAGGTTGGGAATGTTATTGTAAATAACAGATCAAATATGGTCACTTATAGGGGTCCCACAATGGTTTCCAATACCCTTCACGCATGTGCCATTCTTCTAAACAGATTTAAAGATTGGGATTGGTTTATAAATCTCAGTGCTTCAGATTATCCTTTGGTGACTCAGGATG ATCTCCTCGATACATTTGCTGATTTGAAAAGAGATCTCAATTTTGTAGAACACACTAGCGACTTAGGCTGGAAAGC TGCTCAGAGGGCAATGCCACTGATTATTGATCCTGGACTTTATCAGACAACCAAATCTGACGTATTCGCTGTTGGACCCAAAAGAAATTTACCAACAGCATTCAAATTGTTCACTG AAGGTTATTTCCAAACCGTCATCTGCAATGCTCCGCAGTTTGTGCCGACTGTTGTCAACCACGACATGCACTATATATCGTGGGATAACCCCCCACAACAGCATCCTCACACACTCTCCGTCAATGACACAGCAGACATGATTGCTAGCGATGCTCCATTTGCACGTAAATTCAGAACGGATGATCCAGTTTTGGACCAGATTGACCTTAATTTACTCAGGAGGAAAAAGGGGGGCTTTACGCCTGGTGGCTGGTGTGCAGGAAAACCTCGCTGCTCGAGGGTGGGAAACCGGAGCAAGCTTAGGCCGAGTCCTGGTGCTCAAAGGCTGCAACGCCTCATAGGTAATATAGTATTTTCAGAAAATTTTACTAAAGCTCAATGTTTCTAG